In Pedobacter sp. W3I1, one DNA window encodes the following:
- a CDS encoding ATP-dependent Clp protease adaptor ClpS, translated as MSTETKEETFTLEEILTSLKTVHRLILWNDDINTFDHVIYCMMKYLDYNESQAEKIAWKVHNDGKCPVLEGSFTEMEVYRKILQQEGLTVSVD; from the coding sequence ATGTCTACAGAAACCAAAGAAGAGACCTTTACGCTCGAAGAAATTTTAACTTCCCTAAAAACCGTACATCGCCTTATTTTGTGGAATGATGATATCAATACTTTCGATCATGTGATTTATTGTATGATGAAATACCTGGATTATAACGAATCGCAGGCCGAAAAAATTGCCTGGAAAGTACATAATGATGGGAAATGCCCCGTTTTAGAAGGCTCATTTACCGAAATGGAAGTTTACCGCAAAATTTTACAGCAAGAAGGATTAACGGTGTCTGTTGATTAA
- a CDS encoding nucleotide pyrophosphohydrolase: MTINEAQETVDRWIKTTGIRYFNELTNTAILMEEVGEVARIMARKYGEQSFKKSDEEVNLADEMADVMFVLICLANQTGINLTDALEKNLEKKSIRDADRHKNNEKLK; encoded by the coding sequence ATGACCATTAATGAAGCACAGGAAACGGTAGATCGTTGGATTAAAACTACAGGCATCCGTTATTTTAACGAATTAACCAATACCGCCATTTTGATGGAAGAAGTTGGAGAGGTTGCCCGGATTATGGCCCGTAAGTACGGCGAGCAGTCGTTTAAAAAAAGCGATGAAGAGGTAAACCTTGCCGATGAAATGGCCGATGTTATGTTCGTGTTAATCTGCCTGGCTAATCAAACGGGCATAAACTTAACTGACGCTTTAGAAAAAAACCTGGAGAAAAAGAGCATCCGCGATGCAGACAGGCATAAGAATAACGAGAAGCTTAAATAA
- a CDS encoding nitrate/nitrite transporter, giving the protein MSGTKKTNYILPTIVIAQFLCTSLWFAGNAVLPDIVKSFPNETNLLANLTSMVQFGFISGTLVFAFFAISDIFSPSKVFFICGIAAALFNLGICLELPDVHLLLLFRFLTGFMLAGIYPVGMKIASDYFKDGLGKSLGFLVGALVLGTAFPHLLKTFTANFPWQYVIFATSALSVTGALGILLFVPNGPFRTAGQKFNFRSCFNGFKNPHFRSAAFGYFGHMWELYTFWAFLPGMLLLYNTKHAHATLNIPLFSFLIIASGGLSCMIGGLLSQKFGAKRIATIALSISGLCCLLSSLFLFSSSVYPFLIFLFCWGLFGTADSPLFSSLIAKHAPESLRGTSLTLVNCIGFAITIISIQTVNLLSKQLNIQYLYMVLAIGPVLGLWALLKKTI; this is encoded by the coding sequence ATGAGCGGCACTAAAAAAACCAATTACATCCTACCCACAATCGTTATTGCACAGTTTCTCTGTACCTCGTTGTGGTTTGCTGGCAACGCGGTATTGCCCGATATTGTTAAAAGCTTTCCTAATGAAACGAACCTCTTAGCCAATCTCACCAGTATGGTACAGTTTGGTTTCATCAGCGGAACATTAGTTTTTGCTTTCTTTGCCATTTCCGATATTTTTTCACCCTCAAAAGTGTTCTTTATCTGTGGCATTGCAGCTGCGTTGTTTAATCTGGGCATCTGTTTAGAACTACCAGATGTCCATTTACTATTGCTTTTTCGCTTTTTAACTGGTTTTATGCTGGCTGGAATCTACCCCGTTGGCATGAAAATAGCATCCGATTACTTTAAAGACGGGCTAGGAAAATCCTTAGGGTTTTTAGTTGGTGCTTTGGTTTTGGGCACTGCCTTTCCGCACTTATTAAAAACATTTACAGCAAATTTTCCCTGGCAATATGTAATCTTTGCTACATCGGCGTTATCTGTAACCGGAGCTTTGGGAATTTTATTGTTTGTGCCCAATGGTCCGTTTAGAACAGCCGGACAAAAATTCAATTTCCGTTCTTGTTTTAATGGCTTTAAAAATCCGCATTTCAGATCCGCCGCTTTCGGTTATTTCGGACACATGTGGGAACTTTATACATTTTGGGCTTTTTTACCAGGCATGCTGCTGCTTTACAATACTAAACATGCTCATGCAACTTTAAATATCCCGCTATTTTCGTTCTTAATTATCGCATCAGGTGGTCTATCTTGCATGATCGGCGGTCTGCTCTCACAAAAATTTGGCGCAAAACGGATTGCCACCATTGCCCTTTCCATTTCGGGCCTGTGCTGCTTGCTCTCTTCCCTCTTTCTATTCAGCAGTTCAGTTTATCCTTTTCTTATATTTTTATTTTGCTGGGGTTTATTCGGCACGGCAGATTCGCCATTATTTTCTTCTTTAATTGCCAAGCATGCACCCGAAAGTTTAAGAGGAACTTCGTTAACGTTGGTAAATTGTATCGGCTTTGCCATTACAATTATCAGCATTCAGACGGTTAATTTACTATCAAAACAGCTAAATATTCAATATCTTTATATGGTGCTTGCAATTGGCCCAGTATTGGGACTATGGGCGTTGCTAAAAAAAACAATTTAA
- the pdxA gene encoding 4-hydroxythreonine-4-phosphate dehydrogenase PdxA, whose product MSDKLKIGISIGDVNGIGLEVIIKTLSNPAILNYCTPIVYGHTKVSSFHRKANNLGDFSFNVVSHANQAQPKKANMINCWEEDVKIELGQVTATGGKYALLSLERATADLVNGDIDALVTAPINKHNIQSETFAFPGHTEYLQEKSGSKDVLMFLISENLRVGVVTGHIPVKDVPTAITKDKIISKLKLINESLKKDFWIEKPKIAVLGLNPHASDNGLLGTEEAEIITPAIQEAYDKGIVCFGPYPADGFFGNGSYKQFDAVLAMYHDQGLIPFKTLAFHNGVNYTAGLNFVRTSPDHGTGYDIAGKDLADSTSFTEALFSAIHIVKNRREQEEMLGNQLRSGGKVVETQFDIKDDAS is encoded by the coding sequence ATGAGCGATAAACTTAAAATTGGCATCAGTATAGGCGACGTGAACGGCATAGGTTTAGAGGTAATCATTAAAACATTATCCAATCCTGCCATTTTAAATTATTGTACTCCAATTGTTTATGGCCACACCAAGGTTTCATCTTTTCATAGAAAAGCAAATAATTTGGGCGATTTCAGTTTTAATGTAGTTAGCCATGCCAACCAGGCACAGCCAAAAAAAGCAAACATGATCAATTGCTGGGAAGAGGATGTGAAAATCGAATTGGGTCAGGTTACGGCAACAGGAGGAAAATACGCCCTTTTATCACTAGAGCGTGCAACAGCCGATCTGGTAAACGGCGATATTGATGCCCTGGTTACTGCCCCTATCAATAAACATAACATCCAATCAGAAACTTTTGCTTTTCCGGGCCACACAGAATATCTTCAGGAAAAAAGTGGAAGTAAAGATGTGCTGATGTTCCTAATTAGCGAAAATTTACGCGTGGGCGTAGTTACTGGTCACATCCCTGTAAAAGACGTTCCGACAGCCATTACAAAAGATAAAATCATCAGTAAATTAAAGCTGATCAACGAAAGTTTAAAAAAAGACTTCTGGATCGAAAAACCAAAAATTGCTGTTTTGGGTTTAAATCCTCATGCCAGCGATAATGGCTTATTAGGCACCGAAGAAGCTGAAATTATTACACCAGCTATTCAGGAAGCCTACGATAAAGGTATCGTTTGTTTTGGCCCGTACCCTGCCGATGGCTTTTTTGGCAATGGTAGCTACAAACAGTTTGATGCCGTTTTGGCCATGTACCACGACCAGGGCTTAATTCCTTTCAAAACATTAGCTTTCCATAACGGCGTAAACTATACCGCTGGTTTAAACTTCGTTCGTACTTCTCCCGATCATGGAACAGGGTACGATATTGCGGGTAAAGATTTAGCAGATTCTACTTCATTTACCGAAGCTTTATTTTCGGCCATCCATATTGTGAAAAACCGTCGGGAGCAAGAAGAAATGCTAGGCAACCAGTTACGCTCAGGTGGAAAAGTGGTTGAAACGCAGTTTGATATTAAGGATGATGCTTCTTAA
- a CDS encoding IS110 family transposase, whose protein sequence is MIGTTKFFIGIDVSKPYFDVALMAVVNHVKQEIATARFDNTAPGIKLFEKWLKSQKTTFNEDSLIVIENTGIYHRLIWTFCSNRNLPIHIGNAAHIKWSFGIARGKNDKIDSIRLCNYAFKEADDLKATAALDPELMLLKDLISARTKLLKQRSGISVSVKELGNVNGKEHQKLIEKALKNAIEGIAKSIKNLEDQIKKIITGNQDFKQNYKLLLSIPGIGHVTAVYLIGCTGNFAGRPSGKELACYAGVAPFEHSSGISIKGKSKVHRMANKELKRLLHMCALSLIQHNQEFKTYYNRKKDEGKHSMSIINAVRNKIALRVAAVIKNQASYKNNYNIAA, encoded by the coding sequence ATGATTGGCACTACAAAATTTTTTATCGGGATTGATGTTTCCAAACCTTACTTCGATGTTGCATTGATGGCCGTTGTGAACCATGTAAAACAGGAGATAGCAACCGCACGGTTTGACAACACAGCACCAGGGATAAAGCTATTTGAGAAGTGGTTGAAATCGCAGAAAACCACGTTCAATGAGGACTCCTTGATTGTCATAGAAAATACCGGGATCTATCACCGTTTAATATGGACTTTCTGCAGCAACAGAAATCTGCCCATCCATATTGGCAATGCAGCCCATATCAAATGGAGCTTTGGGATAGCAAGGGGTAAAAATGATAAAATAGACAGCATACGTTTATGCAACTATGCATTTAAGGAAGCGGATGATCTAAAGGCGACAGCTGCCCTGGATCCCGAGCTGATGCTCCTGAAAGATCTGATATCAGCTCGGACAAAGCTGCTCAAACAAAGGTCTGGCATTAGCGTTTCGGTAAAAGAACTTGGTAATGTCAATGGTAAAGAACATCAGAAACTGATTGAAAAAGCACTTAAAAATGCAATTGAGGGTATAGCCAAATCAATCAAGAACCTCGAAGATCAGATCAAAAAAATCATTACAGGAAACCAGGATTTCAAGCAGAACTACAAATTATTGCTCAGTATCCCTGGGATAGGGCATGTTACAGCAGTATACCTGATTGGCTGCACGGGAAATTTTGCAGGGCGGCCCAGCGGAAAAGAACTGGCCTGTTATGCAGGGGTTGCTCCATTTGAACACAGCAGTGGTATAAGTATCAAAGGTAAATCCAAGGTACACCGGATGGCCAATAAAGAACTTAAAAGATTGCTGCATATGTGTGCATTATCTCTAATTCAACACAATCAGGAATTCAAGACATATTACAATAGAAAAAAGGATGAAGGGAAGCACAGCATGAGCATAATTAATGCCGTTAGAAACAAGATAGCATTAAGAGTTGCTGCAGTTATAAAAAATCAAGCTAGCTATAAAAATAATTATAATATAGCTGCTTAA
- the rsmA gene encoding 16S rRNA (adenine(1518)-N(6)/adenine(1519)-N(6))-dimethyltransferase RsmA, whose product MSLVKAKKHLGQHFLTDKGIANRIVEALVNTDKYNQVLEVGPGMGILSDFLLQRTDLETYLIDIDTESFHFLNEKYPQLGDRLINGDFLKLDFDAIFPGQFAIIGNFPYNISSQILFKILDNRNKVVEMVGMFQKEVAQRCASPAGTKDYGILSVFLQAYYKIEYLFTVKPGTFNPPPKVHSAVIRLTRNEVETLDCDEKLFWRVVKAGFNQRRKTLRNAVSAVMPKDKMDDHIYFEKRAEQLTVADFVALTQHVSKLMEV is encoded by the coding sequence ATGAGTTTAGTAAAAGCGAAAAAACATTTAGGGCAACATTTTTTAACCGATAAAGGCATAGCTAACCGCATTGTTGAGGCTTTAGTGAATACTGATAAATATAATCAGGTTTTAGAAGTAGGACCAGGGATGGGAATCTTATCTGATTTTTTGTTGCAGCGTACAGACTTAGAAACTTATCTGATCGATATCGATACCGAATCTTTCCATTTTTTAAATGAAAAATATCCGCAGCTTGGCGATCGACTGATTAATGGCGATTTTTTGAAGCTCGATTTTGATGCCATTTTTCCAGGTCAGTTTGCCATTATTGGTAATTTTCCATACAATATATCTTCTCAGATTCTATTTAAGATTTTAGATAACCGGAATAAAGTTGTCGAGATGGTAGGCATGTTCCAGAAAGAAGTTGCGCAACGCTGTGCTTCGCCTGCTGGAACTAAGGATTATGGGATTCTGAGCGTATTTCTTCAGGCCTATTATAAAATTGAATATTTGTTTACCGTTAAACCGGGAACGTTTAATCCACCACCAAAAGTGCACTCGGCAGTGATCCGTTTAACCAGAAATGAAGTGGAGACTTTAGATTGCGATGAAAAATTATTCTGGCGGGTGGTTAAGGCAGGTTTCAACCAGCGGAGAAAAACGTTGCGTAATGCGGTTTCTGCAGTGATGCCTAAAGATAAAATGGACGATCATATTTATTTCGAAAAGCGTGCCGAGCAGTTAACCGTGGCAGATTTTGTGGCTTTAACACAGCATGTGAGTAAGTTAATGGAGGTTTAA
- a CDS encoding 3-oxoacyl-ACP synthase III family protein, producing the protein MHQSKIAGIGYYVPKNVYTNDDLSRFMDTNDAWIQERTGIKERRFADRNEETTTTMGIEAAKIAIERAGITAKDVDFIVFATLSPDYYFPGCGVLLQREMGMGEIGALDIRNQCSGFVYALSVADQFVKTGMYKNVLVVGSEKHSFAMDFETRSRNVSVIFGDGAGAVVLQPTDEPGKGILSTHLHSDGADAEILAMYYPGSHANKWLKDKPAYPEQELGGLFMTQEILDSGAALPYMDGPSVFKKAVVKFPEVIKEALAANNLTEKDIDMLVPHQANLRISQYVQQLLGLNDDQVFNNIQKYGNTTAASVPIALCEAWEAGKIKDGDLVCLAAFGSGFTWASALIRW; encoded by the coding sequence ATGCACCAGTCTAAAATTGCCGGAATAGGTTACTACGTTCCGAAAAATGTATATACCAATGATGATTTAAGTCGTTTTATGGATACGAATGATGCGTGGATCCAGGAACGTACCGGTATTAAAGAACGTCGTTTTGCCGATCGTAATGAGGAAACTACCACTACAATGGGCATTGAAGCAGCCAAAATTGCAATTGAAAGGGCAGGGATTACCGCTAAGGATGTTGATTTTATTGTTTTTGCTACGCTCAGTCCTGATTATTATTTTCCGGGATGTGGTGTACTGCTGCAACGAGAAATGGGCATGGGTGAGATTGGTGCTTTGGATATCCGGAATCAATGTTCAGGCTTTGTATATGCACTTTCGGTGGCCGATCAGTTTGTGAAAACCGGCATGTATAAAAATGTGCTGGTAGTGGGGAGCGAAAAACATTCGTTTGCAATGGATTTTGAAACCCGTAGTCGTAATGTATCAGTGATTTTTGGTGATGGTGCAGGTGCTGTTGTACTGCAGCCTACAGATGAGCCTGGGAAAGGGATTTTAAGTACGCATTTGCATAGCGATGGTGCAGATGCCGAAATTCTGGCCATGTATTATCCAGGTTCTCATGCCAATAAATGGTTGAAAGATAAGCCTGCTTATCCGGAACAGGAACTAGGTGGGTTATTTATGACGCAGGAAATTTTAGACAGTGGCGCGGCTTTGCCTTATATGGATGGCCCGTCGGTTTTCAAAAAAGCAGTGGTGAAATTTCCTGAAGTAATTAAAGAGGCTTTGGCTGCAAATAATTTAACGGAGAAAGATATTGATATGTTGGTGCCACATCAGGCAAACTTACGTATCAGCCAGTATGTGCAGCAGTTGTTAGGCTTAAATGACGATCAGGTTTTTAATAATATCCAAAAATACGGCAATACCACGGCCGCTTCTGTTCCTATTGCCTTATGCGAAGCCTGGGAAGCCGGTAAAATTAAAGATGGCGATCTGGTTTGCCTTGCCGCATTCGGATCAGGTTTTACCTGGGCCAGTGCACTGATTAGGTGGTAA
- a CDS encoding DUF4286 family protein: MFLYNVTLIIDDAAAEEWLQWMQDIHIPQVMATGMFVSNRLLKVVDSPNEGVTYCAQYVAETMDHYNNYQEEFAPALQAELNERYKNRFVAYRSLMEFVG, translated from the coding sequence ATGTTTTTATATAATGTTACGCTCATCATTGATGATGCAGCGGCTGAAGAATGGTTACAGTGGATGCAGGATATCCATATTCCACAGGTTATGGCTACAGGTATGTTTGTTTCTAACCGCTTATTAAAGGTGGTAGATTCTCCTAACGAAGGCGTAACCTATTGCGCACAGTATGTTGCAGAAACAATGGATCATTACAACAATTACCAGGAAGAATTTGCTCCAGCCCTACAGGCAGAGTTAAATGAAAGATATAAAAACCGTTTTGTAGCCTATCGCAGTTTAATGGAATTTGTCGGTTAG
- a CDS encoding GNAT family N-acetyltransferase, with product MISIANSSTTKELEGILKLQKQNLKNDLTPEQIKEQGFVTVSHSLDDLEKMHQYEPNIIAKDGEEVAAYVLGMTEQSKNDIPRLTEMYESFDHILYQNKPVSAYHYIVVGQVCVGQNYRGKGLFDQCYNAYKDFFKSRYDFAITEIASINLRSMNAHKRIGFEVIYTYTDSSEVEWNVVVWNWKINQLSVGSFQLTNFNN from the coding sequence ATGATTTCCATTGCCAATTCATCTACTACTAAAGAGCTTGAAGGAATTCTTAAACTTCAAAAGCAAAACCTAAAAAACGATTTAACACCTGAGCAAATAAAAGAACAGGGTTTTGTTACTGTATCGCATTCGCTTGATGATTTGGAAAAGATGCATCAGTATGAACCCAACATTATTGCAAAAGATGGGGAAGAGGTTGCAGCCTATGTACTTGGGATGACCGAACAATCTAAGAATGATATTCCGAGGCTGACCGAAATGTACGAAAGCTTCGATCATATTCTATATCAGAATAAACCTGTTTCTGCTTATCACTATATTGTTGTAGGCCAGGTTTGTGTTGGTCAGAATTATCGGGGTAAGGGTTTATTTGATCAATGTTATAATGCTTATAAGGATTTTTTTAAATCAAGATACGATTTTGCAATCACTGAAATTGCAAGTATCAATTTACGATCTATGAATGCCCACAAGCGTATCGGCTTTGAAGTAATTTACACTTATACCGATAGTAGTGAGGTAGAATGGAATGTTGTGGTTTGGAATTGGAAGATTAACCAGTTGTCAGTTGGTAGTTTTCAGTTAACCAATTTCAACAATTAA
- a CDS encoding glycosyltransferase family 39 protein: MNDKNLNRLTEYSCLVFFLLLKLVLSFILVNSVYELHRDEFLHLDQANHLAAGFTSVPPLTSLFSWLIKACGNGVFMVKLVPALLGAFTILYCWKIVDFLKGNLLAKCLVAVACLCSSLLRLNTLYQPNSFDVLAWTAMFYYLIKYFDKNDAKYLYYFAIVVALGFLNKYNILFLIIGLLPAILITSKRKIFTDKHFYLAILLALLIISPNIIWQINHHFPVLTHMKLLQATQLVHVNRIDFFIGQLLFFINAIFILIAGIWSLIFCKDFQKYRWIILTYLFTLIVFSYFKAKDYYALGLYPVLLAFGAVYLGRFLLKKYVLTGLLFAFTIGSFIYLIPLIMPVYSPDEIVAHHKRFERVGALRWEDGKNHQLPQDYADMQGWKEMATLVDIAYGRVKDKSTLLVRADNYGQAGAINYYSKYKNINAVSYNADYLYWFNMDKPIKDFIMITEWNDKDPQRKREQPYFARITKIGEIKTPYVREKGAGVFLLEGAKTEVSNIIKSEIEEEKNDH, from the coding sequence ATGAATGATAAAAATCTAAACCGGCTAACGGAGTATAGCTGTCTCGTGTTTTTTCTATTGTTAAAATTAGTTTTATCTTTTATTTTGGTTAATTCCGTTTACGAACTGCATCGTGATGAATTCCTGCATTTAGATCAGGCCAATCACTTAGCAGCGGGTTTTACCTCCGTTCCGCCTTTAACTTCCCTATTTTCGTGGCTGATTAAAGCTTGTGGCAACGGCGTTTTTATGGTAAAGCTCGTTCCTGCATTATTGGGTGCCTTTACCATACTCTACTGCTGGAAAATCGTCGATTTTTTAAAAGGTAATCTATTGGCCAAATGTTTGGTGGCGGTTGCCTGTCTATGTTCTTCTCTGCTAAGGTTAAATACCCTTTACCAACCCAACTCTTTCGATGTTTTGGCGTGGACGGCCATGTTCTATTACCTCATAAAATATTTCGATAAAAATGATGCTAAATACCTGTATTACTTTGCCATTGTTGTAGCTCTTGGGTTTTTAAATAAATACAACATCCTTTTTCTCATCATTGGTTTATTGCCAGCTATACTCATTACATCAAAACGAAAAATATTTACCGATAAACATTTTTATCTGGCCATTTTACTTGCGCTTTTAATCATTTCGCCCAATATAATCTGGCAGATTAACCATCACTTTCCGGTGCTTACACACATGAAACTTTTGCAGGCCACACAATTGGTCCATGTAAACCGGATTGATTTTTTTATCGGGCAACTTCTCTTTTTTATCAATGCGATCTTTATTCTCATAGCGGGAATTTGGAGCTTGATTTTTTGTAAAGATTTTCAAAAATACAGATGGATTATCCTTACCTACCTGTTTACCCTTATTGTATTTAGCTATTTTAAAGCAAAAGACTATTATGCCTTAGGTTTATATCCAGTTTTACTGGCTTTTGGAGCTGTTTATTTAGGTCGATTTCTGTTAAAAAAGTATGTGCTAACCGGATTGTTATTTGCTTTTACTATTGGCTCTTTTATTTATCTGATACCGCTTATTATGCCGGTTTATAGCCCTGATGAAATTGTTGCCCACCATAAAAGATTTGAACGGGTGGGTGCCTTACGCTGGGAAGACGGGAAAAACCACCAGCTGCCGCAAGATTATGCCGATATGCAAGGCTGGAAAGAAATGGCCACATTGGTTGATATTGCTTATGGAAGGGTTAAAGATAAATCTACCCTATTGGTACGTGCCGATAATTATGGACAGGCCGGCGCAATCAATTATTACTCAAAATATAAAAACATCAATGCAGTATCGTACAATGCCGATTACCTGTATTGGTTTAACATGGATAAACCGATCAAAGATTTCATCATGATCACCGAATGGAACGACAAAGATCCGCAACGTAAGCGGGAACAACCCTATTTTGCCAGGATCACCAAAATTGGTGAAATTAAAACACCCTATGTGAGAGAAAAAGGTGCAGGTGTGTTTTTGCTTGAAGGTGCCAAAACCGAAGTGAGCAACATTATAAAATCAGAAATAGAAGAAGAAAAAAATGACCATTAA
- a CDS encoding thioredoxin family protein has product MVNYSEIFSEQGMDYQTYRALVDQLLLEGKATGDVTYDLHYTKMNVQRMSRVDKTVSLTEELTSTIDRLKENYKFLVITEGWCGDAAQIVPVFNKIATASLGRIDLKFVLRDKNLPLIDAHLTNGGRAIPVLIVLNESADRVLATWGPRPQILQELLKEWRKETTEMPILAEKLHGWYAKDKTQTTQAGLNELLKGLEL; this is encoded by the coding sequence ATGGTTAATTACAGCGAAATTTTCAGCGAGCAGGGAATGGATTATCAAACCTATCGTGCATTGGTTGATCAACTTCTGTTAGAGGGAAAAGCTACTGGTGATGTAACTTACGATTTGCACTATACTAAAATGAATGTGCAACGCATGAGCCGGGTTGACAAAACCGTTAGCTTAACTGAAGAATTAACCTCTACCATTGATCGTTTAAAAGAAAATTACAAATTTTTAGTGATCACTGAAGGTTGGTGTGGAGATGCTGCTCAGATTGTTCCGGTGTTTAATAAAATCGCGACCGCATCCTTAGGTAGAATTGATCTGAAATTTGTGCTTAGAGACAAAAATTTGCCATTAATTGATGCGCATTTAACCAATGGTGGGAGGGCAATTCCGGTTTTAATTGTATTAAATGAATCAGCAGACCGGGTTTTAGCGACCTGGGGACCAAGACCACAAATTTTGCAGGAGCTTTTAAAGGAGTGGAGAAAAGAAACTACCGAAATGCCAATTTTGGCAGAAAAACTTCACGGATGGTATGCTAAAGATAAAACGCAGACTACACAGGCTGGATTAAATGAACTTTTGAAGGGTTTGGAGTTATAA
- the dtd gene encoding D-aminoacyl-tRNA deacylase: protein MRAVLQRVTQASCTVDGEITGAIEIGFLVLLGIEDADALEDLDWLAQKIIGMRVFGDENGLLNKALADVGGDILLISQFTLFAATKKGNRPGFTRAARPDIAIPLYEKMIEKLSALLGKKVKTGIFGADMKIALLNDGPVTITIDTKNKE, encoded by the coding sequence ATGCGAGCAGTTTTACAAAGAGTTACCCAGGCAAGTTGCACAGTTGATGGTGAGATAACAGGAGCGATTGAAATAGGATTTCTGGTGTTGTTGGGCATAGAAGATGCCGATGCTCTAGAGGATTTAGATTGGCTGGCGCAGAAAATTATCGGTATGCGTGTTTTTGGTGATGAAAACGGATTACTGAATAAAGCACTCGCAGATGTTGGTGGCGATATCTTGTTGATCAGTCAGTTTACATTATTTGCTGCAACAAAGAAAGGAAACCGCCCGGGATTTACAAGAGCAGCACGACCAGATATAGCCATTCCGCTGTACGAGAAAATGATTGAAAAATTATCAGCCTTATTGGGTAAAAAAGTAAAAACAGGGATTTTTGGTGCCGATATGAAAATCGCTTTATTAAATGATGGTCCAGTTACCATTACTATCGACACAAAAAACAAGGAATAA